The sequence GACCGCCTGGCGAGCCGTCGCGTCCGAGGTCCGTTCGCCGACCACGATCTCGAGAAGCTTCATCAGATGAGGGGGGTTGAAAAAGTGCAATCCGATGAACCGGTCCCGCCGCTCGACGTTCTTCGCGAGAAGCGTGATCGAGATTGACGAGGTGTTGCTGGCGAGGATCGATTCCGAGGGAGAGAAAAGGTCGATCTGCGCGAAAAGCTCCCGCTTGAGCTCGAGGTCTTCCGGCACTGCCTCGATGACGACGTCTGCGCCACTGACTCCCTCTTCGAGGCTGTCGAACCACCTCATCCTCTGCAGGGACGACCTGCCGTCCTTCTCTTCGATCTTCCCTTTTTCGACCCCGGTTCGGAGCGCGCGTTCCGCCCAGGACCTCGCTTCATCGAGCCGGGCACTCTCGACGTCGTAAACGATCGTGTCGTAGCCCGACAGAGCGGAAAGCCAGGCGATTCCACGCCCCATCGTGCCACTGCCGACCACGCTCACCTGCGTCACGACCTTCTCCTCAATCGATGGACTTCAACGCGAGCCCCATGATCTCGCGGTGCGTGAAGAAGTTCAGCCCCGGGTCGTCGAGATGAAAAGTGAACTCGGTCGGCTCTCCCTCGTCGCCGGTAAACCGGAACTTGAAATACCGCGACGGATCACCGCCGGGGAGCTCCTTGCAACGGTCGTCGTCGGGGTCTCCCGGCGCCACGTCGATCACGCGATAGAGGCGATTCGCCGAAAGTGGATAATCCTCCGGCGGAAAGTGGATGATCTGAAGGGCATGGACGTTCGCCGGATCGATCTCCCGTTGGGGATACGGCTCGAATGATCCCGTCGCATCCTCGTCGGTGAACCAGCTTTCGTCTTCCTTGAACAGAATCAGGTTCGCGGAAACATCGGTCATCGGTATCGCCCCGCGATCGAGGTGGAAGTGCTCACCGGACGAATCGGAGTCTCTGAGACGTACCAAGAGATCGATCAGATACTGAATCCCTTCGCGTGTCCCCGTGACTGCGACCTCTTCGTCGATGTCGGAGATCCAGACGTCGAGCCAGGTCCCACGGGTGAGGCGTCTTCTGGCGAGGATCGCGTCGAATGACGTGGCGACGAACCCGAGCCGCTGCGCGGCCTGCGCGACGAACTCGTCTCGTTGCGGATGATCGATCAGGTTCTTGCGAGCGTAGTCGATCGACGCCTCGTACGCCTCCCTCCGGCCGAAATCGTGGCTTACGTCGAATCCGGCAAGGATGTCGTCGAGAGCTCGAAAGATTGTCTTGTCGGGGCGGGACATGGGGTTTTTCTCAGGCGGCCGTGAGCTGGCCGTCAGCGGGCCTTCTCAGCCAAACTCGACCGGTAGAGGTTCAAATTTCAAGCCCTCCCGGGCCGTCTCCACTTATCGTCGATTCCCTCGAGCAGGCTCGCCAGATCGTCTGCATGCTCCTCCTCGTTCGCCAGGATCTCGACGAGCATGTGCCTGGTCACGGGATCATCGTCGCCGATGTAACGGATCATCTCGGAGTAGGTCTCGATCGCGATCCGCTCGGCGACGAGGTCCTCCTTCATCATCTCCACCAGATCATCTCCGGCGTGATAGTCGGAATGCGACCGGCTCGCCAGGCCATCCGGATCGAAATTCGGCTTGCCTCCGAGCTGAACGATTCTCGAGGCGATCGAGTCCGCATGCATCTGCTCTTCATTCGCATGCTCGAGAAACTCCGCCGCGACGGATTCGGCATGAATCCCCTTGGCGAGGTAATAATGACGCTTGTAACGAAGAATGCACACGAGCTCGGTCGCCAGCGCTTCGTTCAGCAGTCGCAGCACCGTCTCTCGATCGGCCTTGTAGGCGTCCGTCACGGAACCCTGGCCGATGTGCTGTCGCGCCCTCTTCCGAATCGCCTCGATATCTGCGAGAAAGGGCTTTGAGCGCTTCGAGTCGCTCGACGGCGTCACCTTATCTTTCTTCTTCGCCAACTGACCTCCAAAAAGTAATGTGGAAGCCCTTACCTGCACCAGCCATGCCGTGGATCACCGCGGGTAGTCCTGTGGGGCGTCAGAGGTAATGCGGCTCAGATTTCCGGTTGGCGGCCCACTGGGCGGTTGGGCTCTGAGCAACTTCCGAAGCATCGGTGGCACGATGAATGTCGTCACGATCACCATCATGGCAACCGAGCTGTACAGGCCGGCGTTGAGAATGCCGACCGTCAGGCCGATCTGCGCGAAGATCAGTCCGACTTCTCCTCGCGGTACCATCCCGACTCCGATCACCAGCTTACGCAGCCCCTTACCGACCGCAGCCCAGCCGGAAATGACCTTTCCGAGGATCGCGACGAGCGTGAGAACGACGCCCACGACGACGAACTGCCTCATCTCAGGATTGAAGGGATTCATCGTCCTCAGGTCGATCGCCGCACCGACCGACACGAAGAAGATCGGAATGAAAAACTGCGCGAGGTCGTGTACTTCCCTTTCGATCTGTGGCGCCCTGTCGGTTTTTGCCAGAACCAGCCCGGCTGCAAATGCCCCGATGATCAGCGCCGAACCCGCCAGCTCGGCGAGGTAGGCAAGTGCGAACGCGAACATGATCGACGCGAAGAACAGAGCCTTTGCAACCCGAAGCCTTGCAATCAACCGAATCAGAAACGGCGCAAGGAAGTTACCCAGCACGATCGCGACGATGACGAATCCGAACGCGATCAGCGTGATCCTGGTGACCGCGACTGGGCCGAGATCCTCGCCGCGAGCCAGTGCGCTGACCACAGTCAGGATGATCAGGCCGAGAATGTCGTCGATGACCGCCGCCCCGAGAATGACCTGGCTCTCCCGGGCATGGAGGTGCCCCAGATCGGACAGCACCCGGGCCGTGATCCCCACCGACGTCGCCGTCAGCGCAGCACCCATGAAAACTGCAACCAGCGTCGGGAGACCGAGCGCGTGAGCGGTAAAGTATCCGGCAGCGAAGGGCGCTGCGACCCCCACGAGCGCGACGAGCGCCGACGAAACCCCTACTTCCAGGAGCTTCCCGAGATCCGTCTCGAGGCCGATCATGAAAAGAAGAAGAATGACTCCGAGCTCTGAGAGGAGATGGATCGTATGATCGGCAGGGTTGACCAGCCCCAGGCCGGAAATACCCACTACCAGCCCGGCCACCAGCTCTCCCAGCACCGCAGGCTGGCCGATTCGCTCGGCCAGCTCACCAAAGAGTTTTGCCGACGCATAAATCGCAATCAGAACCAGGAGAAACTGGCCCACTCCCATCGTTCCATTGGTTGCTTCGCCCTCGGTCACGGCTGCAAGGCCCGGCACGAAAAGGAATGACTCTGGCAGTGTCATCGGGCCGGATTGTACAGCAGGGATCTTGCCGAAATGAGAGAGCCCGGCCTATCTCCGCAGGTTCTCTCGTTTTCGAATCGAATATACTTTTCCGCGAGCACGAACCTGAGGATGGACAGAGGACGACTGAAGTTTCTTGCGCACGTGAGTGATGGCTTGCGCCAGGCAATCGACGCGAATGACGTCGTCCTGGTCGAAGCGGAGGCGGATGAGACCCGCATCATTCTCGCCTCCGGTCCCGCCATCCGAGACGTCCGCTCGATCGCGGAGACCGAGGCGATTCTCGCCTCCGAAGCCAACTTTCTCCGCGTTCACCGGAGCTATCTCGTCAATCTCGATCACCTCCACCAGGTGCGGCGCCGGAATCAGGGCCGCGACTGGGAGTGCGTGATGTCGACCGACGGAGGCGCCGTCGTTCCCGTCAGCCGCGATCGCTATACCTCACTGCTCGAGCGCTTCCGAGGCTGAACCCGCAACGCACGATGCAATCGACTTCGATCACAGCGGACACTGTCTCCGCCCACGGCCTCAGCTCCGCCGAGTACGACCGTATCCTTTCCATCCTCGGCCGCGAACCGAATCTGCTGGAGCTCGGCATCTTCTCCGTCATGTGGTCGGAACACTGCTCGTACAAATCATCCCGCGTCCACCTCCGGAACTTTCCAACCACCGGTCCCGCCGTCATCCACGGTCCCGGCGAGAATGCCGGAGTCGTCGACATCGGCGACGGAATGGTCGCAGCCTTCAAGATGGAATCACATAACCATCCGTCGTTCATCGAGCCATATCAGGGCGCCGCCACGGGTGTCGGCGGAATCCTGCGCGACATCTTCACGATGGGTGCACGTCCGATCGCATGCCTCGACTCGCTTCGCTTCGGTGAGATCGACGCTCCCCGAATGCGCTACCTCGTCGACGGCGTGGTCCGCGGCATTTCCGGTTACGGCAACTGCATCGGCGTCCCGACAGTCGGAGGCGAGACGTCGTTCCACCCCGCCTACAACGGCAATATTCTCGTCAATGTCTTAGCCCTCGGCACCGCTCCCCGCGACCGAATCTTCCTCGGTTTCGCCTCGGGTGTCGGAAACCCCGTCATCTATGTCGGCTCGAAGACCGGACGTGACGGAATTCACGGCGCCACGATGGCGAGCGCCGAGTTCGACAGCGAGTCCGAGCAGAAGCGACCGACGGTTCAGGTCGGGGATCCGTTCACCGAGAAGCTGCTGCTCGAGGCGTGTCTCGAGCTCATGCAGACCGACGCCATCGTCGGGATTCAGGACATGGGAGCCGCCGGTCTCACCTCTTCCTCGTTCGAGATGGCCGGAAGAGCGGGCACCGGAATCCGTCTCGATCTCGACAGGGTCCCGATGCGCGAGGAAGGGATGACTCCGTACGAGCTGATGCTCTCCGAGTCCCAGGAGCGGATGCTGATCGTCGCCGGCAAGGGCCGCGAGGCCGAGGTGCTCGAGGTGTTCGCACGATGGGAGCTCGACGCAGCCGTGATCGGCGAGGTGACCGATGACGAGATGGTCCGGCTCTACTGGTTCGGGGAGCTCGCCGGCGAGATTCCGGTTCAGCCGATCTCGTCGCAGGCCCCCGTGTACGAGCGTCCGATCCAGCGGCCCGCCGGCGCCGACGATCTTCCCCCGACGTGGAGTACCGACCAGATCGAAGAAGATGCGACCAGGCTTCTCCTACGCCTGCTCGCTTCCCCGAATCTCTGCTCCCGGCGCTGGATCTACGAGCAATACGA is a genomic window of Acidobacteriota bacterium containing:
- a CDS encoding cation:proton antiporter, giving the protein MTLPESFLFVPGLAAVTEGEATNGTMGVGQFLLVLIAIYASAKLFGELAERIGQPAVLGELVAGLVVGISGLGLVNPADHTIHLLSELGVILLLFMIGLETDLGKLLEVGVSSALVALVGVAAPFAAGYFTAHALGLPTLVAVFMGAALTATSVGITARVLSDLGHLHARESQVILGAAVIDDILGLIILTVVSALARGEDLGPVAVTRITLIAFGFVIVAIVLGNFLAPFLIRLIARLRVAKALFFASIMFAFALAYLAELAGSALIIGAFAAGLVLAKTDRAPQIEREVHDLAQFFIPIFFVSVGAAIDLRTMNPFNPEMRQFVVVGVVLTLVAILGKVISGWAAVGKGLRKLVIGVGMVPRGEVGLIFAQIGLTVGILNAGLYSSVAMMVIVTTFIVPPMLRKLLRAQPPSGPPTGNLSRITSDAPQDYPR
- a CDS encoding class I SAM-dependent methyltransferase; this encodes MSRPDKTIFRALDDILAGFDVSHDFGRREAYEASIDYARKNLIDHPQRDEFVAQAAQRLGFVATSFDAILARRRLTRGTWLDVWISDIDEEVAVTGTREGIQYLIDLLVRLRDSDSSGEHFHLDRGAIPMTDVSANLILFKEDESWFTDEDATGSFEPYPQREIDPANVHALQIIHFPPEDYPLSANRLYRVIDVAPGDPDDDRCKELPGGDPSRYFKFRFTGDEGEPTEFTFHLDDPGLNFFTHREIMGLALKSID
- the purL gene encoding phosphoribosylformylglycinamidine synthase subunit PurL, which produces MQSTSITADTVSAHGLSSAEYDRILSILGREPNLLELGIFSVMWSEHCSYKSSRVHLRNFPTTGPAVIHGPGENAGVVDIGDGMVAAFKMESHNHPSFIEPYQGAATGVGGILRDIFTMGARPIACLDSLRFGEIDAPRMRYLVDGVVRGISGYGNCIGVPTVGGETSFHPAYNGNILVNVLALGTAPRDRIFLGFASGVGNPVIYVGSKTGRDGIHGATMASAEFDSESEQKRPTVQVGDPFTEKLLLEACLELMQTDAIVGIQDMGAAGLTSSSFEMAGRAGTGIRLDLDRVPMREEGMTPYELMLSESQERMLIVAGKGREAEVLEVFARWELDAAVIGEVTDDEMVRLYWFGELAGEIPVQPISSQAPVYERPIQRPAGADDLPPTWSTDQIEEDATRLLLRLLASPNLCSRRWIYEQYDTSVRTNTIYGPERSDAAIIRIKENGRALALTADVNPVYCALDPYEGGKQAVAEAARNVACSGATPLAITDCLNFGSPERPEIMWQFAEAIRGISEACIALEAPVVSGNVSFYNETEGIAVLPTPSIGMVGLLESPELAVPSAFREDEEVIVLLGESRDELGGSELLQLLDPDFSARPPAVDLDHERRLVRLLNELAAERLLSSAHDISNGGLAIALAESSMEGIGCRIDLTGYGDDLDDLALLFSETQGRVVLSLPAANLDRVLAISASHRIAARTVGTTLHGLFEIDRSGSRLIRTTVPSMKRIWSEALSDHLAGATPDDILTGRADGVELVAHSD
- a CDS encoding bacterioferritin, which gives rise to MTPSSDSKRSKPFLADIEAIRKRARQHIGQGSVTDAYKADRETVLRLLNEALATELVCILRYKRHYYLAKGIHAESVAAEFLEHANEEQMHADSIASRIVQLGGKPNFDPDGLASRSHSDYHAGDDLVEMMKEDLVAERIAIETYSEMIRYIGDDDPVTRHMLVEILANEEEHADDLASLLEGIDDKWRRPGRA
- a CDS encoding LytTR family transcriptional regulator; this encodes MDRGRLKFLAHVSDGLRQAIDANDVVLVEAEADETRIILASGPAIRDVRSIAETEAILASEANFLRVHRSYLVNLDHLHQVRRRNQGRDWECVMSTDGGAVVPVSRDRYTSLLERFRG
- a CDS encoding 3-hydroxyacyl-CoA dehydrogenase family protein, whose product is MGRGIAWLSALSGYDTIVYDVESARLDEARSWAERALRTGVEKGKIEEKDGRSSLQRMRWFDSLEEGVSGADVVIEAVPEDLELKRELFAQIDLFSPSESILASNTSSISITLLAKNVERRDRFIGLHFFNPPHLMKLLEIVVGERTSDATARQAVEFARSLGREPIVVRDSPGFATSRLGVAIGLEAIRMLEEGVASAEDIDKAMELGYRHPMGPLKLTDLVGLDVRLGIAEYLRKQLGERFEPPPLLRKLVSEGRLGQKTGAGFYDWPDE